AAGGATCTTACAAGAACCAAACTTAGAATCTTTTTTAAAAACTGAAATCAGAAAAGAAAAAGAGAACCCTCACTTACACTTTCGTTTAGGACTGTTGTACTTTCAAAACAAGGAATATGAAAAAGCAGAAGAACAATTCCTCACTTCCATTCAAAAATCAAAAAACATTCCGATTGTGAAAGAAAACTCTCACTTTAATTTAAATTTGATTCGGACCGTTAATGGGCCTAAAGATGTAGCGCTTTCCTCTTGGAAAGAATTCATCAAAAATTATCCAAATTCCAAACGGATCACAACCGCTAAATTGTATTATGGGATTAGTTTAAAAGAAACGGGAGACTACAAACTTGCAAAATCGATTCTTACCGAGATCCAACCAAAGTTAGTCTCGGAGTCAGACAAAACAATTTGTAAAGAAACCCTTTTACAAATAGAAAAAGGATTTTAATTTAGAAATTATTTTGGCAAACAAAGGTTTGCCTAAAATCAAATTAACGATTCCCAATGGAATAATAAGTAAAACCTAGTTCTTGCATGAGTGTAGGTTTATATTGATTTCTTCCATCAAAGATAAGTGGAGCCTTTAACAAAGATTTGATTTTCGCAAAATCTGGTTCTCTGAATTCTCGCCACTCCGTTAATAATAACATAGCATCAGCACCTTCTAAAGTAGAATATGCATCTTTTTTATATTCCAC
The sequence above is a segment of the Leptospira levettii genome. Coding sequences within it:
- a CDS encoding thioredoxin fold domain-containing protein; this encodes MLRFTTLVFSFIFSSSLSAESSWGNSIQKGFETAKQENKFIIVDVFADWCTYCMVLEKEIFPDPEVSRILDQFVRVRLDGEEFPNLRKKYNVEGYPTILFLDGDGNFVTKIVGLATKEDIVSLSKRILQEPNLESFLKTEIRKEKENPHLHFRLGLLYFQNKEYEKAEEQFLTSIQKSKNIPIVKENSHFNLNLIRTVNGPKDVALSSWKEFIKNYPNSKRITTAKLYYGISLKETGDYKLAKSILTEIQPKLVSESDKTICKETLLQIEKGF